From Rhodoligotrophos appendicifer:
GCATGGAGCGGGAAACTTAAAGGGGGCGCCGGTAACTTAAAGTCTTCGTTTTCGGGGAATCACGACCCTGGATGAAGTATGCGTCGATCTCCGCGAACATCACCTCCGGCAACCCAGATGGCATCAACCTTAATGGTCGCCCATGAGGGCGCTGACCTGATCTTGCAAGACTTGAATCTCATCACTGATCATGCCGGGAAGCCATTACACAGGAGACGGGGCCCCTCTCTCGCAAAGAGGGGGGACGTTCTAGAGAGATGTCGCCTCATTAGAGTATACGACTGAAGACGTCTAGAACCTAATAAGACGGTCCAGCCATGAATATCGGCTATGCTCGAGTGTCGACCACCGATCAGGACAATTCCATTCAGGAAGCCAGGTTGCGCTCCGCTGGATGCCGACATGTTCATTTCGAGAAAGTCAGTGGCGGGGGGCGGAAGAACCGCTTCATGCTCCGTCAGGCCTTGGACCATTGTCGCGAAGGTGACACGCTCATGGTCACCCGAGTCGACCGACTGGCTCGATCAATCGGTGACCTGCAGGATATACTGCGGGAGCTCAAGGAGAAGGGCGTCGAGCTAAAGGTCCTTGACCAGCAGGTCGACACGTCGACGCCGTCCGGCAAGTGTTTCCTCGACATGCTCGGTGTCTTTGCCGAATTCGAGACCAGCCTTCGCCGGGAACGTCAGATGGAGGGTATCCGCAAAGCCAAACAGAAAGGTGTCTACAAGGGCCGCAAGCCATCGATCGATATTGCACGGGTGAAGCTGCTGAGGCCCCAGGGCATGGAGGCATCCACGATCGCCCGGACATTGAA
This genomic window contains:
- a CDS encoding recombinase family protein; this translates as MNIGYARVSTTDQDNSIQEARLRSAGCRHVHFEKVSGGGRKNRFMLRQALDHCREGDTLMVTRVDRLARSIGDLQDILRELKEKGVELKVLDQQVDTSTPSGKCFLDMLGVFAEFETSLRRERQMEGIRKAKQKGVYKGRKPSIDIARVKLLRPQGMEASTIARTLNIGRASVYRVLEGKAS